The following nucleotide sequence is from cyanobacterium endosymbiont of Braarudosphaera bigelowii.
AAAAGTAAATATTTTCCTAACACTTTTTATCGTTTTCTCTTTTTTTAAACTATATTCAATTCTTTAATTTTTTTTAATGATTCTACAAATTTAATTATGGTTAAGAAACGAACCGTATATATATGCAGTATGTGTGGGACAGAATCTGTTCAATGGTTTGGTAAATGTGAATCTTGTCAAAGTTACGGAACTCTAGAGGAACAAATTATCGTAATACCAAGCCCTTCTGAAAACATTTTAAGAAGAGAAAAGATATCCTATTCTAGCAAAGAGAATAACCTTCGAAATACGCCAAAACCAAATATTTCAAGTTGTTTTGACGAAATTACGGAAAATGAGAAAATGCAATTTCACTCTGGATATAAGGAATTAGATAGAGTTTTAGGGGGTGGAGTTGTTCCAGGCTCTTTAGTTTTAATTGGTGGTGATCCTGGTATTGGAAAATCAACTTTATTGCTACAAGTAGCTAATAAATTAGCTCAACAATTACCTCGTATTTTATACATTTCTGCAGAAGAGTCAGCACAACAAATTAAGCTACGTGCTTCTCGTTTGATGATGTTAAATACTGAGAAAATAAATAATAAAAATATAGAAAAAAAAGAGCTAGAGAGATGTAATAGTAAAAGTCTTTTTATACTATCAGAAACAAATCTAGAAGAGATTCTTAGAGAACTAGAATCTCTTCAGCCGCAAGTAGCTATTATTGATAGTATTCAAACCTTATATCTTGCAACATTGAACTCAGCTCCTGGTTCTATTTCCCAGGTTAAAGAGTGTACGTCAATCTTGATGCAATTAGCAAAGAGAGATAACATCACTTTATTTATTGTTGGACATGTAACAAAAGAAGGAACCATTGCTGGTCCTAGAGTATTAGAGCATTTAGTGGATACAGTACTATACTTCGAAGGAGATAGATACGCTTCTCATCGTCTTTTAAGATCAGTCAAAAATCGTTTTGGTGCTACTCATGAAATTGGTATTTTTGAAATGATTGAAAGTGGGCTGGTAGAAGTGAAAAATCCCTCAGAATTATTTATGGGAAATCAAAATGAGATGGTACCTGGAACATCTCTCGTTGTTACCTGTGAAGGTACTCGACCCTTAGTTGTCGAATTACAAGCCTTAATCAGTCCAACTAGTTATTCTTCTCCTCGCCGTTCCACAACAGGTATAGAATATAGCCGCCTACAGCAAATATTAGCCGTATTAGAAAAAAGAGTGGGAATTCCTTTGTCTAAATTAGATGTATATGTTTCATCTACAGGGGGTTTAGGTGTTGAAGAGCCTGCAGCAGATCTAGGAATAGCAATCGCTATTGTTGCTAGTGTTAAAGATCAAATAATTATTCCAAATACTATATTAATTGGTGAGATAGGATTAGGTGGGCAAGTTCGTTCGGTACCACAAATAAAACTACGCTTAAAAGAAGCTGTTAAATTAGGCTTTACAAGAGCTATCATTCCAAATGGTAAAAATTATACTTTCAATATTAATTTAGAGATTATCTCTGTAGGAACAGTAATTGATGCTATTAATGCTGCTTTTTTGGGTTAAAAGATTATGAGCAAAGAGTACTGGAATTTTTAAGTACTTTAAATATGCCGTAAATATAGAAAATTATATTTTTGTAGCTTAGTTAAACATCATTAGTCAATATAGAGCAGTGAAGGAAAATATTTTAAAGTTCTAAAATATTTTTCTAATTTCAAAGAATAATAATTCTTGATAAAGTTTTTGAAATAATTGAAATCTCTATTTTTATTATTAACACAAAAAACAGTTTTATAATCGTTTCAAAGTTAGATTAAAATTGCAAGTAATTTTGTACAATTGAATTTTATAGATGAAATAACACTTCATGTTTAACGTATGACATAATCTTTAACTTTTGGGTAAGATATAAATAACTGAAATTTAAAACGTATATCTTATGTTTTCTACATCTACTATATTAACTAAATATGTGTTAAAAGCATTAAGACTTACCTTACCTATTGTTATTAGTATATTTACAATAAAAGTCAGTGAAGATAAGGCCTTCGCTCAAACATCTGCATTACCTACTACTTTAACTGTTCGCTCTGATATTCAAGAAGCAAATTCTGAAACTGGTACTGTGACAGCTAGAGGAAACGTTCAGTTTTTT
It contains:
- the radA gene encoding DNA repair protein RadA, giving the protein MVKKRTVYICSMCGTESVQWFGKCESCQSYGTLEEQIIVIPSPSENILRREKISYSSKENNLRNTPKPNISSCFDEITENEKMQFHSGYKELDRVLGGGVVPGSLVLIGGDPGIGKSTLLLQVANKLAQQLPRILYISAEESAQQIKLRASRLMMLNTEKINNKNIEKKELERCNSKSLFILSETNLEEILRELESLQPQVAIIDSIQTLYLATLNSAPGSISQVKECTSILMQLAKRDNITLFIVGHVTKEGTIAGPRVLEHLVDTVLYFEGDRYASHRLLRSVKNRFGATHEIGIFEMIESGLVEVKNPSELFMGNQNEMVPGTSLVVTCEGTRPLVVELQALISPTSYSSPRRSTTGIEYSRLQQILAVLEKRVGIPLSKLDVYVSSTGGLGVEEPAADLGIAIAIVASVKDQIIIPNTILIGEIGLGGQVRSVPQIKLRLKEAVKLGFTRAIIPNGKNYTFNINLEIISVGTVIDAINAAFLG